A part of Candidatus Palauibacter scopulicola genomic DNA contains:
- a CDS encoding ABC transporter substrate-binding protein — protein sequence MRQGSSPFHERRRAAQRRVALGCGAVLVAAAGCAFIAGNPPIETAAPNAVDAEGAAAALRLAEADYEQGRFAEAAARADSLDAAWREVEPLRPLADRALSVAGRALEAQRLPRAAADRYGLLLARAPADPLETATLERLVRVLSDTSREAEAVAAILSTPRGPETVGAEELRRLTSALTVAELRPLTETFPPETAAAAIVHAHLARLLVIEREADEARRLAARILEGQPAERERTTAEMIAGTEADLGSGNARIGAILPLTGDLSEVGHVLREGIELAVERYRDGRPSGFDVELIVLDDESDPENTAGLVRSLEGRDVIAIVGPLRSEPFAAAARARRNPRLPIISPTATEVLNPAPATYSLYDAGTRASDVAEELARWTLEELRLRRVAVLEPDGVGLGGAVGAFTRTIREYGGLLVGHERYDPGLTTFQEPIEAVAASEPDVVFAPAASASGVLAVAPQLFYYGLYNVIVVGSEAWAEPAVLRRLERFATDHRVIGLVTDRVNPGTPWQRFVTDYERRYRKTLRDNIMPALAHDATLLVLSALDGARLPIPAALAAYLESGPEIEGVTGRLRPEAERSVVRRSTEVRMLVDGAPVEADTEELLAWLAEVRAAPSPFAPRDSLRVDTLRTEARRRAGAMSIP from the coding sequence GTGAGGCAGGGGAGTAGCCCCTTCCACGAGCGGCGAAGAGCGGCGCAGAGGCGCGTAGCCCTCGGCTGCGGCGCCGTTCTGGTCGCGGCCGCCGGTTGTGCGTTCATCGCCGGCAACCCACCCATCGAGACCGCCGCGCCGAACGCGGTCGATGCGGAGGGAGCGGCAGCCGCGCTCCGACTCGCCGAGGCGGACTACGAGCAGGGGCGATTCGCCGAGGCCGCGGCGCGCGCGGATTCCCTCGACGCCGCATGGCGTGAGGTCGAACCTCTTCGCCCCCTCGCGGACCGCGCCCTCTCCGTGGCGGGCCGGGCGCTGGAGGCGCAGAGGCTCCCGCGGGCCGCGGCGGATCGCTATGGCCTCCTCCTCGCGCGGGCGCCTGCCGACCCACTGGAAACGGCCACCCTGGAGCGACTGGTTCGGGTCCTCTCGGACACGAGTCGCGAGGCGGAGGCGGTCGCCGCGATCCTCTCCACGCCCCGAGGGCCCGAGACGGTCGGCGCCGAGGAGCTTCGCCGGTTGACCTCCGCCCTCACGGTCGCGGAATTGCGTCCCTTGACGGAGACCTTCCCGCCGGAGACCGCCGCGGCCGCGATCGTTCATGCCCACCTTGCCCGCCTTCTCGTCATCGAGAGGGAGGCGGATGAGGCGAGGCGTCTGGCCGCCCGCATCCTCGAGGGGCAACCCGCGGAACGCGAACGGACCACGGCGGAGATGATCGCGGGAACGGAGGCGGATCTCGGCAGCGGAAACGCGCGCATCGGCGCGATCCTCCCGCTCACGGGCGACCTCTCGGAGGTGGGCCACGTCCTGCGCGAGGGAATCGAACTCGCCGTCGAGCGGTATCGCGACGGGCGCCCGTCCGGCTTCGACGTCGAGCTCATCGTCCTCGATGACGAATCGGATCCGGAGAACACGGCGGGCCTCGTGCGGTCGCTCGAAGGACGGGACGTGATCGCGATCGTGGGTCCCCTGCGCTCCGAGCCCTTCGCGGCGGCCGCACGGGCGCGCCGGAATCCGAGGCTGCCGATCATCAGCCCCACGGCGACGGAGGTGCTGAACCCCGCGCCGGCGACCTACTCCCTCTACGACGCGGGCACGCGCGCCTCGGATGTGGCGGAGGAACTGGCGCGCTGGACGCTGGAGGAACTGCGGCTCCGGCGGGTCGCCGTCCTCGAGCCGGATGGGGTCGGACTCGGTGGAGCCGTGGGCGCTTTCACCCGAACGATCCGGGAGTACGGCGGCCTGCTCGTCGGTCACGAACGGTACGATCCCGGACTCACGACCTTCCAGGAGCCCATCGAGGCCGTCGCGGCCTCGGAGCCGGACGTCGTCTTCGCCCCGGCGGCGTCCGCATCCGGCGTTCTCGCCGTGGCGCCTCAGCTGTTCTATTACGGGCTCTACAACGTGATCGTCGTGGGGAGCGAAGCCTGGGCCGAACCGGCCGTGTTGCGGCGCCTCGAACGCTTCGCGACGGACCATCGGGTGATCGGTCTTGTCACCGATCGCGTCAACCCGGGTACGCCGTGGCAGCGATTTGTCACGGACTATGAGAGACGATATCGAAAAACGTTGCGGGACAACATTATGCCGGCTCTGGCGCACGACGCGACGCTTCTCGTGCTCTCCGCGCTCGACGGTGCGAGGCTGCCGATCCCGGCCGCGCTCGCCGCATACCTCGAGTCGGGGCCGGAAATCGAGGGTGTGACGGGCCGCCTGCGTCCCGAAGCCGAGCGATCCGTCGTGCGGCGCTCCACGGAGGTCCGCATGCTGGTCGACGGCGCACCCGTGGAGGCGGACACGGAGGAGCTTCTCGCCTGGCTGGCGGAGGTGCGGGCGGCGCCGTCTCCCTTTGCTCCGCGCGACTCGCTGCGCGTGGACACCCTGCGCACGGAGGCGCGCCGCCGGGCGGGAGCGATGAGCATCCCATGA
- a CDS encoding thiamine pyrophosphate-dependent enzyme, which yields MRRYSAYDPPEYVSWQPDPELLEEYRSRIRADDARAREIAVLPPAAHIALYRGLLRFRLSDIALTRWVKQGVISKAWLGTGEEAVTVGAVNALDRRGPDGDIVGPMIRNQGANHEMGMPMAEVFRTYLGTADAPAGGRDLHLGDLRYGVCPPISMVATLSTVMNGFALAFRIRGEPRVALTWVGDGATKHGEAHEAFAFAASLGLPIVFIIQNNQVALGTRLDQHHVPPDFSDWGAAYGIPSESVDGNHVLEVYAATRVAAERCRRGEGPQLLEARTFRMGGHATHDVREARATFSSELFRYWGRRDPIGLYEEYLAEVDLGVAGAGNLRERNLRKLASVEREVEAEIEQAAGEALASREMAVPRGETVTHGVYGGGAA from the coding sequence ATGCGTCGATACTCGGCCTACGACCCCCCTGAGTACGTCTCCTGGCAGCCGGACCCCGAACTCCTGGAGGAGTACAGGTCGCGCATCCGGGCGGACGACGCCCGCGCGCGCGAGATCGCCGTGTTGCCTCCCGCCGCGCACATCGCGCTGTACCGCGGACTCCTCCGCTTCCGCCTCAGCGACATCGCCCTCACGCGGTGGGTGAAACAGGGCGTGATCTCGAAGGCGTGGCTCGGGACCGGCGAGGAAGCCGTGACCGTGGGGGCCGTGAACGCGCTCGACCGCCGCGGTCCCGACGGAGACATCGTCGGGCCCATGATCCGCAACCAGGGCGCGAACCACGAGATGGGCATGCCGATGGCGGAGGTGTTTCGCACCTACCTCGGGACGGCGGACGCCCCCGCGGGGGGACGCGATCTGCACCTCGGAGACCTGCGCTACGGCGTGTGTCCGCCCATCAGCATGGTCGCGACGCTGTCGACGGTCATGAACGGGTTCGCCCTCGCCTTCCGGATCCGCGGAGAACCGCGGGTGGCCCTGACCTGGGTCGGGGACGGCGCGACGAAACACGGCGAGGCGCACGAGGCGTTCGCCTTCGCGGCTTCGCTCGGGCTGCCGATCGTCTTCATCATCCAGAACAACCAGGTGGCGCTGGGGACGCGGCTGGACCAGCACCATGTGCCGCCCGACTTCTCGGACTGGGGGGCGGCGTACGGGATTCCCTCCGAATCGGTCGACGGGAACCATGTGCTGGAGGTCTATGCGGCCACGCGGGTGGCGGCCGAACGCTGCCGGCGGGGGGAGGGGCCGCAACTCCTCGAGGCGCGCACCTTCCGCATGGGAGGGCACGCGACGCACGACGTGCGCGAGGCCCGGGCCACCTTCTCCAGCGAGCTGTTCCGATACTGGGGACGGCGGGATCCGATCGGGCTCTATGAAGAGTACCTGGCGGAGGTCGACCTCGGAGTCGCCGGCGCCGGAAACCTGCGGGAGCGGAACCTCCGCAAGCTCGCATCGGTGGAGCGGGAAGTGGAGGCGGAGATCGAGCAGGCCGCGGGCGAGGCGCTGGCGAGCCGCGAGATGGCCGTGCCGCGCGGCGAAACGGTGACGCACGGCGTGTACGGAGGGGGGGCGGCATGA
- the rnz gene encoding ribonuclease Z yields the protein MLRLTFLGTASSRPTVSRNVSSLALKREGRLFLLDCGEGTQRQMMRYGVGFSLGDILITHLHSDHYLGLPGLLRTMSLQGREEPLRIWAPGGAGETLRALRDLGGDRLAFEATVHELRAGEAVEGEGFRVEAFATEHTRRSLGYALIEDDRPGRFDVAAARELGVPEGPLFGRLHRGESVDLEDGRRVRPAELVGPPRPGRKVVYTGDTRPCPETVRISHGADLLVHEATFTEEERGRARDTGHSTAADAARVAREAGVRRLVLTHVSARYAERPAQLLEEARALFARVELARDGWSTEVSFDDADAGDPEP from the coding sequence ATCCTCCGACTGACGTTTCTCGGAACGGCTTCTTCGCGGCCGACGGTGTCGCGGAACGTTTCGTCGCTCGCGCTGAAGCGGGAAGGGCGGCTGTTTCTCCTCGACTGCGGCGAGGGAACGCAGCGGCAGATGATGCGCTACGGGGTGGGTTTCTCCCTCGGAGACATCCTCATCACGCACCTCCACTCCGACCATTACCTCGGGCTGCCGGGTCTGCTTCGCACGATGAGCCTCCAGGGGCGCGAGGAACCGCTCCGGATCTGGGCGCCAGGCGGGGCGGGCGAGACGCTCCGCGCGCTCCGGGATCTGGGAGGGGATCGCCTGGCGTTCGAGGCGACCGTGCACGAACTCCGGGCGGGTGAAGCGGTCGAAGGGGAGGGATTCCGAGTGGAGGCGTTCGCGACCGAGCACACGCGGCGCTCGCTCGGATACGCCCTCATCGAGGATGATCGCCCCGGGAGGTTCGATGTGGCGGCGGCCCGCGAACTGGGCGTCCCGGAAGGCCCGCTCTTCGGTCGGCTCCACCGCGGCGAGAGCGTGGATCTCGAGGACGGCCGCCGCGTGCGCCCCGCGGAACTCGTGGGTCCTCCGCGGCCGGGCAGGAAGGTTGTGTACACGGGGGATACGCGTCCCTGTCCCGAAACGGTTCGGATCTCGCACGGCGCCGATCTCCTCGTGCACGAGGCGACGTTCACGGAGGAGGAACGGGGTCGGGCGCGGGACACCGGCCACTCCACCGCCGCGGATGCGGCCCGGGTCGCGCGCGAGGCGGGGGTGCGGCGGCTCGTGCTGACGCACGTCAGCGCCCGCTACGCCGAACGGCCGGCGCAACTGCTCGAGGAGGCGCGCGCCCTCTTCGCCCGGGTGGAACTCGCGCGCGACGGCTGGTCCACCGAGGTCTCCTTCGATGACGCGGACGCGGGGGATCCCGAGCCTTGA
- a CDS encoding 30S ribosomal protein S1 — protein sequence MPDDTNPQTDVPETDTPEEMEAVTEVADSAPDDAEVAVAAPVAFEPSAIDLDLDADPRDDSQHDQAEYAELYALYEDTLSRITEGEIVSAQVIGKTETDIILDVGFKSEGAVPLEEFSDPDEVQLGDSVDVLLESLEDEEGVVVLSKKKADFLRVWEKIKDAFDNDRPVQGRIKRKIKGGVTVDLMGVDAFLPGSQIALRRVPNVDDLLGDEYDFKILKLNKRRRNIVVSRRVLLEEERAGKREELKKELSVGDVRPGIVKNITDFGAFIDLGGMDGLLHITDMSWGRIGHPSEVCEIGQSLEIKILDIDWDRERISLGLKQLQEYPWKNVAEKYPVGIRVLGRVVSITNYGAFIELERGIEGLVHISEMSWTRNVRHPSQLVGINDKVECVVLRVDEEAQKISLGMKQVEEDPWLALPAQYPPGTKIRGLVRNLTSFGAFVEVEAGIDGLVHISDMSWTRRVQHPAEVLRKGEEVDVVVLSIDPDQKRISLGLKQVQEDPWYQLAQAYQPGREVAGSITRLLEKGVVVDLGSDLEGFVPISQLGVEAPIAEPADHFDEGHRLDLRVLETDPINRRIVLAVVDAPDVPYDAEEVEYENMAASKSGSAADDTDEGEQSDSGGEAGE from the coding sequence ATGCCCGACGACACGAACCCTCAGACCGACGTCCCCGAGACCGACACCCCCGAGGAGATGGAAGCGGTGACGGAAGTCGCCGACTCCGCTCCGGACGACGCGGAGGTCGCCGTTGCGGCCCCGGTCGCCTTCGAGCCGAGTGCCATCGACCTGGATCTCGACGCCGACCCCCGGGACGACTCGCAGCACGACCAGGCGGAGTACGCCGAACTCTACGCGCTCTACGAGGACACGCTCAGCCGCATCACGGAAGGCGAGATCGTCTCGGCGCAGGTCATCGGAAAGACCGAGACGGACATCATCCTCGACGTCGGCTTCAAGTCCGAAGGGGCCGTCCCGCTCGAAGAGTTCTCGGATCCGGACGAAGTTCAACTGGGCGACTCCGTCGATGTTCTCCTCGAGAGCCTCGAGGATGAGGAAGGCGTCGTCGTCCTGTCGAAGAAGAAGGCGGATTTCCTCCGCGTCTGGGAGAAGATCAAGGATGCCTTCGACAACGACCGACCCGTGCAGGGGCGCATCAAGCGGAAGATCAAGGGTGGCGTGACGGTCGACCTCATGGGGGTCGACGCTTTCCTCCCGGGGTCGCAGATCGCGCTTCGCCGCGTGCCCAACGTCGACGACCTGCTGGGCGACGAGTACGACTTCAAGATCCTCAAGCTCAACAAGCGCCGCCGGAACATCGTGGTGAGCCGTCGCGTCCTTCTCGAGGAGGAGCGGGCAGGGAAGCGCGAGGAGCTGAAGAAGGAGCTGTCGGTGGGCGATGTGCGCCCCGGGATCGTCAAGAACATCACGGACTTCGGCGCTTTCATCGACCTGGGCGGCATGGACGGCCTCCTCCACATCACCGACATGTCCTGGGGGCGCATCGGCCATCCCTCGGAAGTCTGCGAGATCGGCCAGTCGCTCGAGATCAAGATCCTCGACATCGACTGGGATCGGGAGAGAATCTCGCTCGGTCTGAAGCAGCTTCAGGAGTACCCCTGGAAGAACGTGGCCGAGAAATACCCGGTCGGAATACGCGTGCTGGGCCGCGTCGTCTCGATCACGAACTACGGCGCCTTCATCGAACTCGAGCGCGGGATCGAGGGTCTCGTCCACATCTCCGAGATGTCGTGGACCCGCAACGTCCGCCATCCTTCGCAACTGGTGGGCATCAACGACAAGGTCGAATGCGTCGTGCTGCGCGTCGATGAGGAGGCGCAGAAGATCTCGCTCGGGATGAAGCAGGTGGAGGAGGACCCGTGGCTGGCGCTCCCGGCGCAGTACCCGCCGGGGACGAAGATCCGCGGACTCGTGCGCAACCTCACGTCCTTCGGGGCCTTCGTGGAGGTCGAGGCGGGCATCGACGGTCTCGTACATATCTCCGACATGAGCTGGACCCGGCGGGTGCAGCATCCGGCGGAGGTGCTTCGCAAGGGGGAGGAGGTCGATGTCGTCGTGCTATCGATCGATCCCGACCAGAAGCGGATCTCCCTCGGTTTGAAGCAGGTGCAGGAAGACCCCTGGTATCAGCTCGCGCAGGCTTACCAGCCGGGACGGGAGGTGGCCGGCTCGATCACGCGGTTGCTCGAGAAGGGCGTCGTCGTGGACCTCGGGAGCGATCTCGAAGGGTTCGTGCCGATCTCGCAACTCGGTGTGGAAGCGCCGATCGCCGAGCCCGCCGACCACTTCGACGAGGGTCATCGGTTGGATCTGCGCGTACTCGAGACGGATCCGATCAACCGCCGCATCGTCCTCGCCGTCGTGGACGCGCCCGATGTTCCGTACGACGCCGAGGAGGTGGAGTACGAGAACATGGCGGCGTCGAAGTCCGGTTCCGCGGCGGACGACACGGACGAGGGGGAGCAGTCCGATTCCGGTGGTGAGGCAGGGGAGTAG
- the aroA gene encoding 3-phosphoshikimate 1-carboxyvinyltransferase, with the protein MRVPGDKSISHRAALIAPLASSPSVVRGLSDGVDVRASVRAMQRLGAAVECTDEERGLTIRCAGGGLEFGLAPRLDCGNSGTTARLLAGILAGSGAAAVLDGDPSLRSRPMRRVIYPLQAMGARIEYDGEPERLPVRLHGRATGALRTLRHRGRVASAQVKSAVLLAGVLGRVRVEVSEPALSRDHTERMLAAMGVPIAFDPERMGAGEVRFDPSGWEGGLEGLRMTVPGDPSSAAFLIGASLLGGRAVRVEAVAANAGRIGFLSVLEEMGARVDRDPEPAQADEPLETWTVHPPDGLRAFSIGGDLIPRVVDEIPLLAVLAARARGRSEIRDAAELRVKESDRLAVLARTLGRLGVVVEERADGLTIRGRAGRLRGDVETRGDHRIAMAFGVLDAAGDADLRIDDRACVDVSYPGFWEAIEPFRRRGRRARSPRTGRVIAVDGPAASGKSSTARSVARRLGFVHVNSGLLYRAITRWALDRGIAEDGPSIEAAAPGLEIDLVPAGDGFDVSVEGTRPGPGLETPEVTARVSAVSMLPAVREVVLERLRRAGRRHDIVCDGRDIGTAVFPGADLKVFLVAEARERARRRLRQRGAPLTDDEVERETRRLDARDRLDRSRPLSPLRRASDAIEIDTTSMSPKRVVDAILELAAAAFR; encoded by the coding sequence GTGCGCGTACCCGGGGACAAGTCGATCTCCCACCGCGCCGCGCTTATCGCGCCCCTCGCCTCGTCGCCATCCGTCGTCCGCGGCCTTTCGGACGGCGTCGACGTGCGGGCCAGCGTGCGGGCGATGCAGCGGCTCGGCGCCGCCGTCGAGTGCACGGACGAAGAGCGCGGTCTCACGATCCGTTGCGCGGGCGGCGGGCTCGAGTTCGGCCTGGCTCCGCGGCTCGACTGCGGGAACAGCGGGACGACGGCACGCCTGCTCGCCGGGATCCTGGCGGGTTCCGGCGCCGCGGCGGTCCTGGATGGCGATCCATCGCTTCGCAGCCGACCCATGCGCCGCGTCATCTATCCGCTGCAGGCCATGGGGGCGCGGATCGAGTACGACGGAGAGCCGGAGCGGCTCCCGGTGCGGCTCCACGGGCGAGCCACGGGGGCCCTGCGGACGCTGCGGCACCGCGGCAGGGTCGCCAGCGCCCAGGTCAAGTCGGCCGTGCTGCTGGCCGGTGTGCTGGGCCGCGTGCGGGTCGAGGTCAGCGAGCCCGCCCTCTCCCGCGATCACACCGAACGCATGCTCGCGGCGATGGGCGTGCCGATCGCGTTCGATCCGGAGCGGATGGGAGCGGGAGAGGTGCGCTTCGACCCATCCGGCTGGGAAGGCGGGCTCGAGGGGCTCCGCATGACCGTGCCCGGCGACCCCTCCTCGGCCGCCTTCCTGATCGGAGCGTCGCTCCTAGGCGGCCGCGCGGTGCGGGTGGAAGCCGTGGCGGCCAACGCCGGGCGCATCGGGTTTCTCTCCGTGCTCGAGGAGATGGGGGCGCGGGTCGACCGGGACCCCGAGCCGGCCCAGGCGGACGAACCGCTGGAAACGTGGACCGTCCATCCTCCGGACGGTCTGCGGGCGTTCTCGATCGGCGGCGACCTGATCCCGCGGGTGGTCGACGAGATTCCGCTCCTCGCCGTCCTCGCCGCCCGGGCGCGGGGTCGTTCCGAGATCCGCGATGCCGCCGAGTTGCGCGTGAAGGAGAGCGACCGCCTCGCCGTGCTGGCCCGGACGCTCGGGAGGCTCGGGGTCGTCGTGGAGGAAAGGGCGGATGGGCTCACGATCCGGGGCCGCGCCGGACGGTTGCGCGGCGACGTCGAGACCCGCGGCGACCACCGGATCGCCATGGCGTTCGGAGTCCTCGACGCGGCGGGAGACGCCGACCTGCGGATCGACGACCGCGCATGCGTGGACGTCTCGTATCCGGGCTTCTGGGAGGCGATCGAGCCGTTTCGCCGCAGGGGCCGCCGAGCGCGTTCCCCCCGGACGGGACGAGTGATCGCGGTGGACGGGCCCGCCGCCTCCGGCAAGAGCAGCACCGCCCGGAGCGTGGCCCGGAGACTCGGCTTTGTGCATGTGAACTCCGGGCTGCTCTACCGGGCGATCACCCGGTGGGCCCTCGACCGGGGCATCGCCGAAGACGGCCCGTCGATCGAGGCGGCCGCGCCCGGGCTGGAGATCGATCTCGTCCCCGCGGGCGATGGATTCGACGTATCCGTGGAGGGAACCCGCCCCGGCCCGGGTCTCGAAACGCCCGAGGTGACCGCGCGGGTGTCGGCCGTTTCCATGCTTCCGGCGGTTCGGGAGGTCGTGCTGGAGCGGCTGCGCCGGGCGGGCCGCCGGCACGACATCGTCTGCGACGGACGCGACATCGGTACGGCGGTCTTCCCCGGCGCGGACCTGAAGGTCTTTCTCGTCGCGGAGGCCCGTGAGAGGGCGCGCCGTCGACTGCGCCAGCGTGGCGCCCCCCTGACGGACGATGAGGTCGAGCGCGAGACCCGGCGTCTCGATGCACGCGACCGGCTGGATCGTTCGCGTCCGCTGTCCCCGCTGCGGCGAGCGTCCGACGCCATCGAGATCGATACGACCTCCATGTCCCCGAAACGGGTCGTGGATGCGATCCTCGAGCTTGCGGCCGCCGCTTTCCGTTGA
- a CDS encoding acyl-CoA carboxylase subunit beta, translated as MREKLADLEARSERAAHGDPDRLARQHERGKLGARERLEILLDEGSFVEFDRFVEHRCTDFGLGDRRIPGDGVITGYGRIDGRIVYVFSQDFTVFGGSLSEAHAGKIVKVLDLATRNGAPFIGINDSGGARIQEGVASLGGYADIFLRNTLASGVIPQLSAILGPCSGGAVYSPAITDFVFMVDGVSHMFITGPGVVKTVTHEDVTFDELGGAAVHASRSGVAHFRSATEVEALGAVRRLLSYLPPNNQETPPWRETTDPPDRADEALLEIVPDDPKLPYDMLDIIRRVVDTGSLMEVHEDYARNIITGFARLGGNAVGIIGNQPAVLAGVLDSDASIKAARFVRFCDAFNVPLVTFEDVPGFLPGLREEHEGIIRNGAKLLFAYCEATVPKLTVITRKAYGGAYDVMSSKHIRGDLNLAWPSAEIAVMGAKGAVEVLFRREIAAAEDPVARTAELEAEYRAKFANPYLAAERGFIDDVIDPRETRARLVSGLEAMAGKRDRNPPRKHGNIPL; from the coding sequence ATGCGCGAGAAGCTGGCCGACCTCGAGGCCCGATCCGAGCGCGCAGCCCACGGAGATCCGGACCGGCTCGCCCGCCAGCATGAGCGCGGCAAGCTGGGCGCCCGGGAGCGCCTCGAGATCCTCCTCGACGAGGGGAGCTTCGTGGAGTTCGACCGCTTCGTCGAGCACCGCTGCACGGACTTCGGGTTGGGGGACCGGCGCATCCCCGGCGACGGCGTCATCACGGGCTACGGCCGCATCGACGGACGTATCGTCTACGTGTTCAGCCAGGACTTCACGGTCTTCGGGGGGTCGCTGTCGGAGGCGCACGCCGGCAAGATCGTGAAGGTGCTGGACCTCGCGACGCGGAACGGCGCCCCCTTCATCGGCATCAACGACTCGGGCGGCGCACGGATCCAGGAGGGGGTCGCCTCTCTCGGCGGCTACGCGGACATCTTCCTCCGGAATACGCTGGCCTCGGGCGTGATCCCGCAACTGAGCGCGATCCTGGGGCCGTGTTCCGGAGGGGCGGTCTACAGCCCCGCCATTACGGACTTCGTGTTCATGGTGGACGGGGTGAGCCACATGTTCATCACGGGCCCCGGCGTCGTGAAGACCGTGACGCACGAGGACGTGACGTTCGACGAACTCGGCGGCGCGGCCGTACACGCGAGCCGGTCCGGCGTGGCGCACTTCCGTTCGGCGACCGAAGTCGAGGCGCTCGGCGCCGTACGTCGCCTTTTGTCGTATCTGCCCCCGAACAATCAGGAGACGCCGCCGTGGCGGGAGACGACGGATCCGCCGGACCGGGCCGACGAGGCACTTCTCGAGATCGTGCCGGACGACCCGAAGCTTCCGTACGACATGCTGGACATCATCCGCCGGGTCGTCGACACGGGAAGCCTGATGGAAGTCCACGAGGATTACGCCCGCAACATCATCACCGGCTTCGCCCGGCTCGGCGGCAACGCCGTGGGCATCATCGGCAACCAGCCCGCGGTCCTCGCCGGCGTCCTGGACAGCGATGCGAGCATCAAGGCCGCGCGTTTCGTCCGCTTCTGCGACGCGTTCAACGTTCCGCTCGTGACCTTCGAGGATGTTCCCGGCTTTCTCCCGGGGCTGCGGGAAGAGCACGAGGGCATCATCCGGAACGGCGCGAAACTCCTGTTCGCCTACTGCGAGGCGACCGTGCCGAAGCTCACGGTCATCACCCGCAAGGCATACGGGGGCGCGTACGACGTCATGTCGTCGAAGCACATCCGCGGCGACCTCAATCTCGCGTGGCCCAGCGCGGAGATCGCGGTGATGGGCGCGAAGGGTGCGGTGGAGGTCCTGTTCCGGCGCGAGATCGCCGCGGCCGAGGACCCGGTGGCGCGCACGGCGGAACTCGAAGCGGAGTATCGGGCGAAGTTCGCCAACCCCTACCTGGCGGCCGAGCGCGGGTTCATCGACGACGTGATCGACCCCCGCGAGACGCGGGCGCGCCTCGTGTCCGGGCTCGAGGCCATGGCCGGGAAGCGCGACCGGAACCCCCCCAGGAAGCACGGCAACATCCCG
- a CDS encoding DUF4159 domain-containing protein, with the protein MKPCRRCRCNVPDATKICPHCRATQRRGDRTPQMVIGFVTVAAAALAALGSCPSLAGQPPDGSRGTEPPTIARLRYDGGGDWYANPSSLDNLLEQIRLRTGVPVADRPAEVGAADPDLADHPYLYATGHGNMSFTALEVERLRAYLYGGGFLHVDDNYGLDESFRREIARLFPDTPLAEVPLEHSIYRVFYEMPDGLPKVHEHDGNPAQGFGIFLDGRLAVFYSFESDLGDGWEDEGVHGDAPEVRESAIRMGVNLFLYALSATPSR; encoded by the coding sequence ATGAAGCCGTGCCGGCGCTGCCGGTGCAACGTGCCGGACGCGACGAAAATCTGTCCGCACTGCCGGGCCACGCAGCGGCGCGGCGACCGCACGCCGCAGATGGTGATCGGCTTCGTCACGGTCGCCGCTGCCGCATTGGCCGCGCTCGGCTCCTGTCCGAGCCTCGCCGGCCAGCCGCCGGACGGCTCGCGGGGGACGGAGCCACCGACGATCGCGCGGCTGCGCTACGACGGCGGGGGCGACTGGTACGCGAACCCCTCGAGCCTCGACAACCTCCTCGAGCAGATCCGGCTTCGGACCGGGGTTCCGGTCGCCGACCGGCCCGCGGAAGTCGGCGCCGCCGATCCCGACCTCGCCGACCATCCGTACCTGTACGCGACCGGACACGGCAACATGTCCTTCACCGCCCTCGAGGTCGAACGCCTGCGTGCCTACCTGTACGGGGGCGGCTTCCTGCACGTGGACGACAACTACGGCCTGGACGAGTCCTTTCGCCGGGAGATCGCTCGCCTCTTCCCGGACACGCCGCTCGCCGAGGTACCGCTCGAGCACAGCATCTACCGGGTCTTCTACGAGATGCCGGACGGCCTGCCCAAGGTCCACGAACACGACGGGAATCCCGCCCAGGGGTTCGGCATCTTCCTCGATGGCCGGCTCGCGGTCTTCTACAGCTTCGAATCCGACCTGGGGGACGGCTGGGAGGATGAGGGCGTACACGGGGACGCACCCGAAGTACGGGAGTC